From the genome of Orcinus orca chromosome 5, mOrcOrc1.1, whole genome shotgun sequence, one region includes:
- the C5H21orf62 gene encoding uncharacterized protein C21orf62 homolog: protein MVPPSGCSLLVLGALGVFALGCFVRAQKNRTLIFTKENTIRKCSCSADIRDCDYSLANLMCSCKTVLPFAVEQTSYNDHLTIWFTDTSALGPLLNFTLVRDLKLSLCSANILPTEYLAICGLKRLRISTEAKHPSPEQSLLIHDGGERESREKPMLLHQGWQTCMYISFLDMALFNRESSLKSYSIANSASMASNFPYFSYFKTFPVLSNKSYVVTFIY from the coding sequence ATGGTACCACCCTCTGGGTGCAGCCTCCTTGTGCTCGGTGCACTGGGCGTCTTTGCACTTGGCTGCTTCGTGAGAGCTCAGAAGAACCGCACGCTAATTTTCACGAAGGAAAACACCATTCGGAAGTGCAGCTGCTCTGCAGACATCCGGGACTGTGACTACAGTTTGGCCAACCTGATGTGCAGCTGTAAAACCGTCCTGCCTTTTGCAGTCGAGCAAACCAGCTACAATGACCATCTGACCATCTGGTTCACAGACACATCTGCACTGGGACCCCTGTTGAACTTCACGCTGGTCCGGGACCTGAAGCTTTCTCTGTGCAGTGCCAACATTCTCCCCACTGAGTACCTGGCTATTTGTGGTCTGAAGAGGCTTCGCATCAGCACCGAGGCCAAGCATCCCTCCCCAGAGCAGAGTTTACTCATCCACGATGGTGGGGAGAGAGAAtccagagagaagcccatgttGTTACACCAAGGCTGGCAAACCTGTATGTATATCTCCTTCTTAGACATGGCACTTTTCAACAGGGAGTCATCcttaaaatcatacagtattgcAAACTCTGCCAGCATGGCCAGCAACTTCCCCTACTTTTCCTACTTTAAAACCTTCCCAGTTCTAAGTAACAAAAGCTATGTTGTCACATTCATTTACTAA